Proteins from a single region of Symphalangus syndactylus isolate Jambi chromosome 12, NHGRI_mSymSyn1-v2.1_pri, whole genome shotgun sequence:
- the GUCA2A gene encoding guanylin isoform X2 has translation MAGLQGARPVSTRVKHLARAWHRDGNFSFSLESVKKLKDLQEPQEPRVGKLRKFAPIPGEPVVPILCSNPNFPEELKPLCKEPNAQEILQRLEEIAEDPSTCEICAYAACTGC, from the exons ATGGCGGGGCTTCAGGGAGCGAGACCGGTTTCCACACGTGTAAAGCACTTGGCCAGAGCCTGGCACAGG GATGgaaatttctccttttctctggaGTCAGTGAAGAAGCTCAAAGACCTCCAGGAGCCCCAGGAGCCCAGGGTTGGGAAACTAAGGAAATTTGCACCCATCCCTGGTGAACCTGTAGTTCCCATCCTCTGTAGCAACCCGAACTTTCCAGAAGAACTCAAGCCTCTCTGCAAGGAGCCCAATGCCCAGGAGATACTTCAGAGGCTGG AGGAAATCGCTGAGGACCCGAGCACATGTGAGATCTGTGCCTACGCTGCCTGTACCGGATGCTAG
- the GUCA2A gene encoding guanylin isoform X1 encodes MSALLLSALCLLGAWAALTGGVTVQDGNFSFSLESVKKLKDLQEPQEPRVGKLRKFAPIPGEPVVPILCSNPNFPEELKPLCKEPNAQEILQRLEEIAEDPSTCEICAYAACTGC; translated from the exons ATGAGTGCCCTCCTGCTCTCCGCACTGTGCCTCCTCGGGGCCTGGGCCGCCTTGACAGGAGGGGTCACCGTGCAG GATGgaaatttctccttttctctggaGTCAGTGAAGAAGCTCAAAGACCTCCAGGAGCCCCAGGAGCCCAGGGTTGGGAAACTAAGGAAATTTGCACCCATCCCTGGTGAACCTGTAGTTCCCATCCTCTGTAGCAACCCGAACTTTCCAGAAGAACTCAAGCCTCTCTGCAAGGAGCCCAATGCCCAGGAGATACTTCAGAGGCTGG AGGAAATCGCTGAGGACCCGAGCACATGTGAGATCTGTGCCTACGCTGCCTGTACCGGATGCTAG